In Stomoxys calcitrans chromosome 2, idStoCalc2.1, whole genome shotgun sequence, the following proteins share a genomic window:
- the LOC106081598 gene encoding pre-rRNA-processing protein TSR2 homolog — protein sequence MLGKPPHSRVVFQFGHQLGTMDQTEFQNNYRIIVEKIFNNWQNLRLAVEHGMGGRNGHQIAIDIMDYTYQYCIGNDKITEGELQDVIEELMDQEFDTICEDGSVSEICRHLLRYKEMSLQSKYAEIETELSRLPQGNVWLRKDVKINYTPIDDSSEDEGSDESTDGDDGMDVDEPSSSSKRTSKTKQEDEFVEPEPGWTTVRSKRK from the exons atgttgggtaagCCGCCTCATTCACGTGTTGTATTTCAATTTGGTCATCAACTAGGAACAATGGATCAAACAGAATTCCAAAACAACTATCGCATAATTGTTGAAAAGATTTTCAACAATTGGCAGAATTTACGCTTGGCCGTGGAACATGGAATGGGCGGACGCAATGGACATCAG ATAGCCATTGATATCATGGACTATACCTATCAGTACTGCATTGGCAATGACAAAATTACTGAAGGTGAACTTCAAGACGTCATTGAAGAACTGATGGATCAAGAATTCGATACAATATGTGAGGATGGATCTGTCTCAGAGATATGCAGGCATTTGCTACGCTACAAAGAGATGAGCCTTCAAAGCAAATATGCGGAGATCGAGACTGAGTTGAGTAGGCTGCCACAAGGCAATGTTTGGCTGCGAAAAGATGTGAAAATCAACTATACCCCCATCGACGATTCATCGGAGGATGAAGGCTCTGATGAATCAACAGATGGAGACGACGGCATGGATGTCGATGAGCCTTCCTCCAGCAGCAAAAggacaagcaaaacaaaacaggaaGACGAATTTGTTGAACCTGAACCTGGTTGGACCACCGTAAGAAGCAAAAGGAAATAG
- the LOC106081599 gene encoding uncharacterized protein LOC106081599 encodes MPLGNSSPENKTEATLKIPFDSAKHAEIAFRVLKVDQEPKRNFVKKELTLNGSVLEVHLEADQVKSLRTAITSFFENFLLCSETLKAFDAGALASANSA; translated from the exons ATGCCTTTGGGAAATTCGTCACCGGAGAATAAAACGGAAGC AACGTTAAAGATTCCATTCGACTCGGCGAAACACGCTGAAATAGCCTTCAGAGTTCTAAAGGTGGACCAAGAACCGAAAAGGAATTTCGTCAAAAAGGAACTTACTTTGAATGGAAGTGTTCTCGAGGTGCATTTGGAGGCTGATCAAGTGAAAAGTCTACGCACTGCAATAACGTCATTTTTTGAGAATTTCCTACTGTGCTCCGAAACTCTAAAAGCTTTTGATGCCGGAGCACTCGCCAGCGCCAACTCCGCATAG
- the LOC106081597 gene encoding DNA replication complex GINS protein SLD5: MSGEDDDYPAPSDPLHNNDDDDYEEDDDGEEITAQKVLEFLETAWTNEMCAPDILQHQSDMLELMMGQVAHMEENMKDLDKNDFRYIVHQMELERIRYIMASYLRCRLQKIETYTKHIINEEATRSAEEKRLSPEETKFAQEYHDNMEECFQHIALQYMPNTQRSETDQRIVRPNLMSHVFIKANVSVPAVVVGVDDEEVDLAAGSQHIIPYQLIADLVQKQQVQLI; the protein is encoded by the exons ATGTCTGGGGAAGACGACGACTATCCCGCACCAAGTGATCCTCTGCATAATAATGATGACGACGACTACGAAGAAGACGATGATGGCGAAGAGATTACAGCTCAAAAAGTGCTGGAGTTTTTAGAAACCGCATGGACTAACGAAATGTGTGCTCCTGACATCTTGCAGCATCAGAGCGATATGCTGGAGCTTATGATGGGTCAGGTGGCCCATATGGAGGAGAACATGAAAGACTTGGACAAAAACGACTTTCGTTACATAGTGCATCAAATGGAGTTGGAACGCATCCGCTATATTATGGCGAGTTATTTGAGGTGCCGTCTGCAAAAGATCGAAACATATACGAAACACATTATCAACGAGGAAGCCACAAGGAGTGCAGAGGAAAAACGTTTATCGCCCGAGGAAACAAAGTTCGCTCAGGaataccatgacaatatggaggaATGCTTTCAACACATAGCCCTGCAGTATATGCCCAATACACAAAGATCCGAGACGGATCAGAGAATTGTTAGACCGAACCTCATGAGTCATGTGTTTATCAAAGCAAATGTTTCTG TACCTGCTGTGGTCGTCGGTGTTGATGACGAGGAAGTCGATTTGGCGGCGGGCTCTCAGCATATAATACCCTATCAATTGATTGCAGACCTTGTACAAAAACAACAGGTTCAACTTATATGA
- the LOC131995022 gene encoding phosphatidylinositol N-acetylglucosaminyltransferase subunit P: MPEHSPAPTPHRAVYGYSFYLLVITLFIFYVLWALLPTKQFGLSYLPDKYFAVLLPMLVLVGLAFFAFFIYPAINMSLTPDIDAMSSVVDVPLILKGKTKKSVYSWREVQAILDVGNVHTHVGKPNDIDNCKFCANGHSFPDPTEQIATLRFMDLTEVNKSLFK, from the coding sequence ATGCCGGAGCACTCGCCAGCGCCAACTCCGCATAGGGCGGTGTACGGCTATTCGTTCTATCTCTTAGTAATCAcactttttatattttatgttcTCTGGGCTCTGCTTCCCACCAAACAATTTGGATTGTCGTATTTACCGGACAAGTATTTCGCTGTTCTTCTGCCAATGTTGGTTCTGGTAGGACTGGCCTTCTTCGCATTTTTCATATATCCCGCTATAAATATGTCATTGACACCCGATATTGATGCGATGTCCTCTGTCGTCGATGTCCCATTAATATTAAAGGGTAAAACGAAAAAGTCCGTCTACTCATGGAGAGAAGTGCAAGCTATTCTAGACGTGGGAAATGTTCACACCCATGTGGGCAAACCAAATGATATtgataattgcaaattttgtgcaaatggTCATAGCTTTCCAGATCCTACAGAACAAATTGCAACCTTACGTTTTATGGATTTGACAGAagtaaataaaagtttatttaagtaA